Proteins from a single region of Streptomyces sp. Tu 3180:
- a CDS encoding SDR family NAD(P)-dependent oxidoreductase, translated as MGNGALDGAVIAVAGAGGPAGRAALLRLAEAGATVIGSDNDPERLAQAVDAARYAHGGATVVGDTVDLLDLDSTRDWAARIEKEFGRVDGLVHLVGGWRGSETFTKTSLDDWDLLELLLVRTVQHTSLAFHEALQRSDRGRYVLISAAGASRPTAGNAAYAAAKAAAEAWTLAMGDYFRKAGGEQGPTSAAAILVVKALVHDAMRADRPNAKFAGFTDVEDLAEAIAGVWEKPAAEVNGNRLWLTEKP; from the coding sequence ATGGGGAACGGGGCGCTCGACGGCGCGGTGATCGCGGTGGCCGGTGCGGGGGGACCCGCGGGACGTGCGGCACTGCTCAGGCTGGCCGAGGCGGGGGCGACCGTGATCGGCTCCGACAACGACCCGGAGCGGCTGGCCCAGGCCGTGGACGCGGCGCGCTACGCGCACGGCGGCGCCACCGTCGTCGGCGACACGGTCGACCTGCTCGACCTGGACTCCACCCGCGACTGGGCCGCCCGCATCGAGAAGGAGTTCGGCCGGGTCGACGGCCTGGTCCACCTCGTCGGCGGCTGGCGCGGCAGCGAGACCTTCACCAAGACCAGCCTGGACGACTGGGACCTGCTGGAGCTGCTGCTGGTGCGCACCGTGCAGCACACCTCCCTCGCCTTCCACGAGGCGCTCCAGCGCAGCGACCGCGGCCGGTACGTCCTGATCAGCGCGGCCGGCGCGAGCAGGCCCACCGCGGGCAACGCGGCGTACGCCGCGGCCAAGGCCGCCGCCGAGGCGTGGACGCTGGCCATGGGCGACTACTTCCGCAAGGCCGGGGGCGAGCAGGGGCCGACGTCGGCGGCTGCGATCCTGGTGGTGAAGGCGTTGGTGCACGACGCGATGCGCGCCGACCGCCCCAACGCGAAGTTCGCGGGCTTCACGGACGTCGAGGACCTGGCCGAGGCCATCGCCGGAGTCTGGGAGAAGCCCGCCGCGGAAGTGAACGGAAACCGTCTGTGGCTGACCGAGAAGCCGTGA
- a CDS encoding DUF6421 family protein, protein MTEILVQVGSEGKVPSVSRVVEHPAWPVLKDAVERIRPWQAKDGSIDFGAEGAPARADAERAVREVIEAVERLSPLLPHDRAYHEALAKDLGRWAEGGFEVPDFLDSLLAFQPAAHREDGLQHLVVFPMYTQNGNPDRNLEAVVLRMVWPEWLAELERTRYDNPLFCGITFEDFTAGYDTNSAVLFPETIAVREAPERFTWGGIFCDREAARFRRVTEAAVDILGLQLPEDVAAMVHDQKRCEEAFVLWDMVHDRTHSHGDLPFDPFMIKQRQPFWMYGLEELRCDLTAFKEAVKLAGDGVPQARDVQVAVLFDRMFRFPVTGERVRNYDGLGGQLLFAYLHKHDVVRWTDNKLSIDWERAPQVTNQLCAEIEKLYRDGIDRPKLVHWFAGYELVSTYLSPHPGSKWAKGPEALDLSQPPRKLVDDVLPDEFPLSMFYEALSKKLKNVIASTRGITADGAERVAA, encoded by the coding sequence ATGACGGAAATTCTTGTGCAGGTGGGTTCTGAGGGGAAGGTTCCTTCGGTGAGCAGGGTGGTCGAGCACCCGGCATGGCCCGTGCTCAAGGATGCCGTGGAGCGGATCCGGCCCTGGCAGGCCAAGGACGGGTCGATCGACTTCGGGGCCGAGGGCGCCCCGGCCCGCGCCGACGCCGAGCGCGCGGTGCGCGAGGTGATCGAGGCCGTCGAGCGGCTGTCCCCGCTGCTGCCCCACGACCGCGCCTACCACGAGGCCCTGGCGAAGGACCTGGGCCGCTGGGCCGAGGGCGGCTTCGAGGTGCCCGACTTCCTCGACTCGCTGCTGGCCTTCCAGCCGGCCGCGCACCGCGAGGACGGTCTGCAGCACCTGGTCGTCTTCCCGATGTACACGCAGAACGGCAACCCGGACCGCAACCTCGAGGCGGTCGTGCTGCGCATGGTCTGGCCCGAGTGGCTGGCCGAGCTGGAGCGCACCCGCTACGACAACCCGCTGTTCTGCGGCATCACCTTCGAGGACTTCACCGCGGGCTACGACACCAACTCCGCGGTCCTCTTCCCCGAGACCATCGCCGTGCGCGAGGCCCCCGAGCGGTTCACCTGGGGCGGCATCTTCTGCGACCGCGAGGCCGCGCGCTTCCGCCGGGTGACCGAGGCGGCCGTGGACATCCTCGGCCTCCAGCTGCCCGAGGACGTCGCCGCGATGGTGCACGACCAGAAGCGCTGCGAAGAGGCCTTCGTGCTCTGGGACATGGTCCACGACCGCACCCACAGCCACGGCGACCTGCCCTTCGACCCGTTCATGATCAAGCAGCGCCAGCCGTTCTGGATGTACGGGCTGGAGGAGCTGCGCTGCGACCTCACCGCCTTCAAGGAGGCCGTGAAGCTCGCCGGCGACGGCGTCCCGCAGGCCCGCGACGTGCAGGTCGCGGTGCTCTTCGACCGGATGTTCCGCTTCCCGGTCACCGGTGAGCGGGTCCGCAACTACGACGGCCTCGGCGGCCAGCTGCTCTTCGCCTACCTGCACAAGCACGACGTCGTCCGCTGGACCGACAACAAGCTCTCCATCGACTGGGAGCGCGCCCCGCAGGTCACCAACCAGCTGTGCGCCGAGATCGAGAAGCTGTACCGGGACGGCATCGACCGCCCCAAGCTCGTCCACTGGTTCGCCGGGTACGAGCTGGTGTCCACCTACCTCTCCCCGCACCCGGGCTCGAAGTGGGCCAAGGGCCCCGAGGCCCTGGACCTGTCGCAGCCGCCGCGCAAACTCGTCGATGACGTGCTTCCGGACGAGTTTCCGCTGAGCATGTTCTATGAGGCACTGTCCAAGAAGCTGAAGAACGTGATCGCCTCCACCAGGGGCATCACGGCGGACGGCGCCGAGCGGGTCGCCGCGTGA
- a CDS encoding VOC family protein has product MVHVLGSRVLLRPTDPERSRAFYGGQLGLAVYREFGTGPERGTVYFLGGGFLELSGRSDPAPSPAVRLWLQVADVGAAHEELREKGVGIVRPPVKEPWGLIEMWIADPDGTPIVLVEIPAEHPLRFRPGI; this is encoded by the coding sequence ATGGTGCACGTACTCGGCAGCCGCGTCCTCCTGCGCCCCACCGACCCCGAACGCTCCCGCGCCTTCTACGGCGGGCAGCTGGGCCTGGCCGTGTACCGCGAGTTCGGCACGGGTCCGGAGCGCGGCACCGTCTACTTCCTGGGCGGCGGGTTCCTGGAGCTCTCGGGCCGCTCGGACCCGGCCCCGTCCCCCGCCGTACGCCTGTGGCTCCAGGTCGCGGACGTGGGCGCGGCGCACGAGGAGCTGCGGGAGAAGGGCGTCGGGATCGTCCGGCCGCCGGTGAAGGAGCCGTGGGGCCTGATCGAGATGTGGATCGCGGATCCGGACGGGACGCCGATCGTCCTGGTGGAGATCCCCGCCGAGCACCCGCTGCGGTTCCGGCCGGGCATCTGA
- a CDS encoding lysophospholipid acyltransferase family protein, whose product MAELVYRPVIGFARTLFKVWDLKIDCRGSENIPRSGGAVLVSNHISYLDFVFNGLAALPQKRLVRFMAKESVFRHKVSGPLMRGMKHIPVDREQGEAAYAHALRSLRSGEIVGVFPEATISQSFTLKSFKSGAARLAQEAGVPLVPMAVWGTQRLWTKGHPRNFKRSHTPITIRVGETIEASRDKYAGAITRQLRERVQELLEAAQRAYPVRPKGPDDTWWMPAHLGGTAPTPEQVRAAEAH is encoded by the coding sequence ATGGCAGAACTCGTCTACCGTCCCGTGATCGGTTTCGCCCGCACGCTGTTCAAGGTGTGGGACCTCAAGATCGACTGCCGAGGTTCGGAGAACATCCCGCGCTCGGGCGGCGCCGTGCTGGTGAGCAATCACATCAGCTACCTGGACTTCGTCTTCAACGGCTTGGCGGCGCTCCCGCAGAAGCGGCTCGTGCGCTTCATGGCGAAGGAGTCCGTCTTCCGGCACAAGGTCTCCGGTCCGCTGATGCGCGGGATGAAGCACATCCCCGTGGACCGCGAGCAGGGCGAGGCGGCGTACGCGCACGCCCTGCGGTCGCTGCGGTCGGGCGAGATCGTGGGGGTGTTCCCGGAGGCGACGATCTCGCAGTCGTTCACGCTGAAGAGCTTCAAGTCGGGTGCCGCGCGCCTGGCGCAGGAGGCGGGCGTGCCGCTGGTCCCGATGGCGGTGTGGGGCACCCAGCGGCTGTGGACCAAGGGCCACCCGCGCAACTTCAAGCGCAGCCACACCCCGATCACCATCCGCGTCGGCGAGACGATCGAGGCGTCCAGGGACAAGTACGCGGGCGCGATCACCCGCCAGCTGCGCGAGCGCGTCCAGGAGCTGCTGGAGGCGGCGCAGCGCGCCTACCCCGTGCGCCCCAAGGGCCCGGACGACACCTGGTGGATGCCCGCGCACCTCGGCGGTACCGCCCCGACGCCGGAGCAGGTCCGCGCGGCCGAGGCGCACTGA
- a CDS encoding electron transfer flavoprotein subunit alpha/FixB family protein yields MAEVLVYVDHVDGAVRKPTLELLTLARRIGEPVAVALGGGAADTAATLAEHGAVKVLTHEAAEYAEYLVVPKVDALQAAVEAVSPAAVLVPSSAEGKEIAARLALRIGSGIITDAVDLEAGDEGPVATQSVFAASYTTKSRVSKGTPVITVKPNSAAVEPAPAAGAVEALSVTFSAQATGTKVTGRTPRESTGRPELTEAAIVVSGGRGVNGAENFAIIEALADSLGAAVGASRAAVDAGWYPHTNQVGQTGKSVSPQLYIASGISGAIQHRAGMQTSKTIVAVNKDAEAPIFELVDYGVVGDLFDVVPQLTEEIKARKG; encoded by the coding sequence ATGGCTGAAGTTCTCGTCTACGTCGACCACGTGGACGGCGCCGTCCGCAAGCCCACCCTGGAGCTGCTGACGCTGGCCCGCCGCATCGGCGAGCCGGTCGCCGTCGCGCTGGGCGGCGGTGCCGCGGACACCGCCGCCACCCTCGCCGAGCACGGTGCGGTCAAGGTCCTCACCCACGAGGCCGCCGAGTACGCCGAGTACCTGGTCGTGCCGAAGGTGGACGCCCTGCAGGCCGCGGTCGAGGCCGTCTCCCCGGCCGCCGTCCTGGTCCCCTCCTCCGCCGAGGGCAAGGAGATCGCCGCCCGCCTGGCGCTGCGCATCGGCTCCGGCATCATCACCGACGCCGTCGACCTGGAGGCCGGCGACGAGGGCCCGGTGGCCACCCAGTCGGTGTTCGCCGCGTCCTACACCACCAAGTCCCGCGTCTCCAAGGGCACTCCGGTCATCACGGTCAAGCCGAACTCGGCCGCCGTGGAGCCGGCGCCGGCCGCCGGTGCGGTCGAGGCCCTGTCGGTGACCTTCTCCGCCCAGGCGACCGGCACCAAGGTCACCGGCCGCACGCCGCGCGAGTCGACCGGCCGTCCGGAGCTGACCGAGGCCGCGATCGTGGTCTCCGGCGGCCGCGGTGTGAACGGCGCGGAGAACTTCGCGATCATCGAGGCGCTCGCCGACTCCCTCGGCGCGGCCGTCGGTGCCTCGCGCGCCGCGGTCGACGCCGGCTGGTACCCGCACACCAACCAGGTCGGCCAGACCGGCAAGTCGGTCTCGCCGCAGCTGTACATCGCCTCGGGCATCTCCGGCGCGATCCAGCACCGCGCCGGCATGCAGACCTCGAAGACCATCGTGGCCGTCAACAAGGACGCCGAGGCCCCGATCTTCGAGCTGGTCGACTACGGCGTCGTCGGCGACCTGTTCGACGTCGTCCCGCAGCTGACCGAGGAGATCAAGGCCCGCAAGGGCTGA
- a CDS encoding low specificity L-threonine aldolase: MNPPRTDARRHHDPDVRGFASDNYAGAHPEVLAALALANGGHQVAYGEDAYTENLQQVVRSHFGPTAEAFPVFNGTGANVVALQAVTDRWGAVICAESAHINVDEGGAPERVGGIKLLTVPTPDGKLTPELIDRQAYGWEDEHRAMPQVVSIAQATELGTVYTPDEIRAICEHAHAHGMKVHVDGSRLANAAATLNVPMRTFTNAVGVDLLSLGGTKNGALFGEAVVVLDPDGVRHMKHLRKLSMQLASKMRFVSVQLEALLARDLWLRNARHANEMAQRLAEGVRAVHGVEILHPVQANAVFARLPHDVSERLQKRFRFYFWDEAAGDVRWMCAFDTTEDDVDTFVAALKEEMAR, encoded by the coding sequence GTGAACCCGCCCAGGACCGACGCGCGTCGTCATCACGACCCGGACGTCCGCGGTTTCGCCAGCGACAACTACGCCGGGGCCCACCCGGAGGTGCTCGCCGCCCTGGCCCTCGCCAACGGCGGGCACCAGGTCGCGTACGGGGAGGACGCGTACACCGAGAACCTCCAGCAGGTGGTCCGCAGCCACTTCGGCCCCACCGCCGAGGCGTTCCCGGTCTTCAACGGAACCGGCGCCAACGTCGTCGCGCTCCAGGCGGTCACCGACCGCTGGGGCGCGGTGATCTGCGCCGAGAGCGCCCACATCAACGTGGACGAGGGCGGCGCGCCGGAGCGGGTCGGCGGGATCAAGCTGCTGACCGTGCCCACCCCGGACGGCAAGCTCACCCCCGAGCTGATCGACCGGCAGGCGTACGGCTGGGAGGACGAGCACCGCGCCATGCCGCAGGTGGTCTCGATAGCCCAGGCCACCGAGCTGGGCACGGTGTACACCCCGGACGAGATCCGCGCCATCTGCGAGCACGCCCATGCGCACGGCATGAAGGTGCACGTCGACGGCTCCCGGCTGGCCAACGCCGCCGCCACGCTGAACGTGCCGATGCGCACCTTCACCAACGCGGTCGGCGTCGACCTGCTCTCGCTGGGCGGCACGAAGAACGGCGCCCTGTTCGGCGAGGCGGTGGTGGTGCTGGACCCGGACGGCGTCCGGCACATGAAGCACCTGCGCAAGCTGTCCATGCAGCTGGCGTCCAAGATGCGCTTCGTGTCGGTGCAGCTGGAGGCCCTGCTGGCCCGGGACCTGTGGCTGCGCAACGCCCGGCACGCCAACGAGATGGCCCAGCGCCTGGCCGAGGGCGTGCGCGCCGTGCACGGTGTGGAGATCCTCCACCCGGTGCAGGCCAACGCCGTGTTCGCGCGGCTGCCGCACGACGTGAGCGAGCGCCTGCAGAAGCGGTTCCGCTTCTACTTCTGGGACGAGGCGGCGGGCGACGTCCGCTGGATGTGCGCCTTCGACACCACCGAGGACGACGTGGACACGTTCGTGGCGGCGCTCAAGGAGGAGATGGCCCGCTAG
- a CDS encoding transglutaminase domain-containing protein, translating to MQLIQETPDLSAYLAADEAIDHHHALVRETAARLAAGVVDSYEYARAAFEFVRDTIPHSQDSGDLRVTWRASDVLERRTGICYAKAHALAALLRAEDIPTAFCYQNLGVVHGLVAVRFNGAWHRQDPRGNKPGVDARFSLDGERLAFTPDAASNETDHPVLYAAPHPVVLSTLKAASDRPHLWRTLPTAL from the coding sequence ATGCAGCTGATCCAGGAAACGCCCGACCTCTCCGCATACCTGGCCGCCGACGAGGCGATCGACCATCACCACGCGCTGGTCCGCGAGACGGCCGCACGTCTGGCCGCGGGCGTGGTCGATTCGTATGAGTATGCGCGGGCGGCGTTCGAGTTCGTGCGCGACACCATCCCGCACTCGCAGGACTCCGGCGATCTGCGCGTCACCTGGCGCGCCTCCGACGTCCTGGAGCGGCGCACCGGCATCTGCTACGCCAAGGCCCACGCGCTGGCGGCGCTGCTCCGGGCCGAGGACATCCCGACCGCGTTCTGCTACCAGAACCTCGGGGTGGTGCACGGCCTGGTCGCCGTCCGCTTCAACGGCGCCTGGCACCGGCAGGACCCGCGGGGCAACAAGCCGGGGGTCGACGCGCGGTTCTCCCTGGACGGTGAGCGCCTGGCCTTCACGCCCGACGCCGCGTCCAACGAGACGGACCACCCGGTCCTGTATGCGGCACCGCATCCGGTCGTGCTGAGCACCCTCAAGGCCGCCTCCGACCGGCCGCACCTGTGGCGGACGCTCCCCACCGCGCTCTGA
- a CDS encoding endonuclease/exonuclease/phosphatase family protein, whose protein sequence is MPHHSRVTRRLGVKTALAASVALPLSSTALSSRPAPAEERPGRPLEVMSFNLRFASAAEPHSWAVRRPVMRHLLRRERPHVIGTQEGLYRQLLDIGADLGPAYDWIGTGRAGGSRDEFTAVLYDTRRLAPLEYDHFWLSDTPDVIASNTWGNAFVRMVTRVRFRDLRADGREFHVLNTHLDNASRYARERAAALIADRIGGLGRSVPVVVTGDFNVAAHGDPVYDTMLGAGLVDTWDAARERGAPYGTFHGYRPPVPGGPRIDWILATPGTTVHRASVNTFAPAGRFPSDHLPVQASLTPG, encoded by the coding sequence GTGCCGCACCACAGCCGAGTCACACGCCGCCTGGGGGTGAAGACCGCGCTGGCCGCCTCCGTCGCCCTCCCGCTCTCCAGTACAGCACTGTCCTCCCGGCCCGCCCCGGCGGAGGAACGCCCGGGCCGTCCCCTGGAGGTCATGTCGTTCAACCTGCGCTTCGCGAGCGCGGCGGAGCCCCACAGCTGGGCCGTCCGCAGACCCGTGATGCGGCACCTGCTGCGCCGCGAGCGCCCGCACGTCATCGGCACCCAGGAGGGCCTCTACCGGCAGCTGCTGGACATCGGGGCGGACCTGGGCCCGGCCTACGACTGGATCGGCACCGGGCGGGCGGGCGGCAGCCGGGACGAGTTCACGGCGGTCCTCTACGACACCCGCCGGCTCGCCCCGCTGGAGTACGACCACTTCTGGCTCTCCGACACCCCGGACGTGATCGCCTCGAACACCTGGGGCAACGCCTTCGTCCGCATGGTCACCCGGGTCCGCTTCCGCGACCTGCGCGCGGACGGCCGGGAGTTCCACGTCCTCAACACCCACCTGGACAACGCGAGCCGGTACGCCCGCGAGCGGGCCGCCGCCCTCATCGCCGACCGCATCGGCGGGCTGGGCCGTTCCGTGCCGGTGGTGGTGACGGGGGACTTCAACGTCGCCGCCCACGGCGATCCGGTGTACGACACGATGCTGGGCGCCGGGCTCGTCGACACCTGGGACGCGGCGCGCGAGCGCGGTGCGCCGTACGGGACCTTCCACGGGTACCGGCCGCCGGTGCCGGGCGGCCCCCGCATCGACTGGATCCTGGCCACACCCGGCACCACGGTGCACCGGGCGTCCGTCAACACCTTCGCGCCGGCCGGGCGGTTCCCGAGCGACCACCTGCCGGTGCAGGCGTCACTGACGCCCGGATAG
- a CDS encoding flavin reductase family protein, translated as MTATPDLGAARPASPDLLRSVFRKHAAGVAVITARGRSGPVGFTATSLASVCADPPMLSFAVGTGGSSWPAIAVSDHVGVHVLGEHQQELAATFARSGADRFGPATAWQEGPEGVPVLDDVPAWMVCKVVTRVPAGDHRIVLAEVLTGDPTGRGRPLLYHQGRFNGLRD; from the coding sequence ATGACGGCCACGCCCGACCTCGGCGCCGCCCGGCCCGCCTCGCCCGATCTGCTGCGCTCCGTCTTCCGGAAGCACGCGGCGGGTGTCGCCGTGATCACCGCGCGCGGCCGGTCGGGTCCGGTCGGCTTCACCGCCACCTCCCTCGCCTCCGTCTGCGCCGACCCCCCGATGCTGTCCTTCGCCGTCGGCACCGGGGGCTCCAGCTGGCCCGCGATAGCGGTGAGCGACCACGTCGGCGTGCACGTCCTCGGGGAGCACCAGCAGGAGCTGGCGGCCACCTTCGCGCGCAGCGGCGCCGACCGCTTCGGCCCGGCCACCGCCTGGCAGGAGGGGCCCGAGGGCGTGCCCGTGCTGGACGACGTGCCGGCCTGGATGGTGTGCAAGGTGGTCACGCGGGTGCCCGCCGGTGACCACCGGATCGTGCTCGCCGAGGTCCTGACGGGCGACCCCACCGGCCGCGGCCGTCCGCTCCTCTACCACCAGGGGCGCTTCAACGGCCTGCGGGACTGA
- a CDS encoding thioredoxin family protein, translating to MGASQGRAARWRCGRRRRRTRVRGRDDGGRLEAAELGAELGERATLVQFSSAFCAPCRATRRVLGEVAGMVAGVAHVEIDAEARLDLVRRLEVLRTPTVLVLDADGRVVRRAAGQPRKADVIAALGEAV from the coding sequence GTGGGCGCTTCACAGGGGAGGGCAGCGCGATGGCGGTGCGGACGGCGGAGAAGGAGGACACGGGTGCGCGGGCGGGACGACGGCGGGCGGCTCGAGGCGGCGGAACTGGGCGCGGAACTCGGTGAACGGGCGACGCTCGTGCAGTTCTCGAGCGCGTTCTGCGCGCCCTGCCGGGCGACCCGGAGGGTGCTCGGCGAGGTGGCCGGCATGGTCGCCGGCGTGGCCCACGTGGAGATCGACGCCGAGGCCCGGCTGGATCTCGTACGGCGGCTGGAGGTCCTCAGGACCCCGACGGTGCTGGTGCTCGACGCCGACGGCCGTGTCGTCCGGCGCGCGGCCGGCCAGCCGCGCAAGGCCGATGTGATCGCCGCCCTCGGCGAGGCGGTGTGA
- a CDS encoding glycerophosphodiester phosphodiesterase family protein, translating into MNFLTIGHRGVMGVEPENTLRSFTAAQEAGLDVIELDLHLSKDGALVVMHDTDVDRTTDGTGPIADKTLAELRALDAGRGERIPVFEEVLDAVRAPLQAEIKDVRAARALAGVMNERRLADRVEVSSFHDEAIAEIARLVPGVRTALIASRYGTDVVQRAVGAGASTVCLNIRRLTLEIVEHARKAELAIIGWVVNTQDHLRLVRALELDGATTDYPEIKRTGRFTA; encoded by the coding sequence TTGAACTTCCTCACCATCGGTCACCGCGGAGTCATGGGTGTCGAACCCGAGAACACCCTCCGGTCCTTCACCGCCGCCCAGGAGGCGGGCCTCGACGTCATCGAACTCGACCTGCACCTGAGCAAGGACGGCGCGCTCGTCGTCATGCACGACACGGACGTGGACCGCACGACGGACGGCACGGGCCCGATCGCCGACAAGACCCTCGCCGAGCTGCGCGCCCTGGACGCCGGGCGGGGCGAGCGGATCCCCGTCTTCGAGGAGGTCCTGGACGCCGTCCGGGCCCCGCTGCAGGCCGAGATCAAGGACGTGCGGGCGGCCAGGGCGCTGGCCGGGGTGATGAACGAACGGCGACTGGCCGACCGGGTCGAGGTCTCGTCGTTCCACGACGAGGCGATCGCCGAGATCGCACGGCTGGTACCCGGCGTGCGCACGGCGCTCATCGCCAGCCGCTACGGCACCGACGTCGTTCAGCGGGCGGTCGGGGCCGGCGCCTCGACCGTCTGCCTCAACATCCGCCGGCTCACCCTGGAGATCGTCGAGCACGCGCGGAAGGCGGAGCTGGCGATCATCGGCTGGGTGGTCAACACCCAGGACCACCTCAGACTGGTCCGGGCCCTGGAGCTCGACGGCGCGACCACCGACTACCCGGAGATCAAGCGGACCGGGCGCTTCACCGCGTGA
- a CDS encoding VOC family protein, with the protein MELTAPVTGGPCWVELGTGDPESARRFYTRLFGWLPETDQRPEAGGYTVARLGGAAVAALAPLYQPSQPVAWNVSFAVADADAAVRAVTSAGGAVLLGPVDVFDAGRSAVAADPSGAVFQLWQAGAFPGAGLFNSPGSLGWAELLTRAPREAVAFYTTVFGWSVDPALRYPRWGVGGADFGGMVTMDEKFPHEVPAHWLPYFAVEDVDAATLTTTRVEGNVLMEPTSLPDGPRIAVLRDPQGAMFGVYRAGDGF; encoded by the coding sequence ATGGAGCTGACCGCGCCGGTGACCGGCGGGCCGTGCTGGGTCGAGCTGGGAACCGGCGACCCGGAGTCCGCCCGGCGGTTCTACACGCGGCTGTTCGGCTGGCTCCCGGAGACGGACCAGCGCCCGGAGGCGGGCGGTTACACGGTCGCGCGTCTCGGCGGCGCCGCGGTCGCCGCGCTGGCCCCGCTGTACCAGCCGTCGCAGCCGGTCGCCTGGAACGTGTCGTTCGCGGTGGCCGACGCCGATGCCGCCGTCCGCGCGGTGACCTCGGCGGGCGGGGCGGTGCTCCTCGGGCCGGTGGACGTGTTCGACGCGGGCCGTTCCGCGGTGGCCGCCGATCCGTCCGGTGCCGTCTTCCAGCTGTGGCAGGCCGGCGCCTTCCCGGGCGCCGGCCTGTTCAACTCCCCCGGGTCGCTCGGCTGGGCGGAGCTGCTGACCCGCGCGCCGCGGGAGGCCGTGGCCTTCTACACCACCGTGTTCGGCTGGAGCGTGGACCCCGCCCTGCGCTACCCCCGGTGGGGCGTCGGCGGCGCGGACTTCGGCGGCATGGTGACGATGGACGAGAAGTTCCCGCACGAGGTGCCGGCGCACTGGCTGCCGTACTTCGCGGTCGAGGACGTGGACGCCGCCACCCTGACGACGACGCGGGTGGAGGGCAACGTGCTGATGGAGCCCACCTCGCTGCCCGACGGCCCGCGCATCGCGGTGCTCCGGGACCCGCAGGGGGCGATGTTCGGCGTGTACCGGGCGGGCGACGGGTTCTGA
- a CDS encoding electron transfer flavoprotein subunit beta/FixA family protein — MSLRIVVTVKYVPDATGDRHFADDLTVDRDDVDGLLSELDEYAVEQALQISENSDDDVEITVLTVGPEDAKDALRKALSMGADKAIHVEDDDLHGTDAIGTSLVLAKAIEKAGYDLVISGMASTDGTMGVVPALLAERLGVPQVTLLSEVSVEDGTVKGRRDGDAASEQLEASLPAVVSVTDQSGEARYPSFKGIMAAKKKPVESWDLSDLDLEAEEVGLEGAYTTVDAATERPARTAGTIVKDEGEGGKQLAEFLASQKFI, encoded by the coding sequence GTGAGCTTGAGGATCGTTGTCACCGTGAAGTACGTGCCCGACGCCACTGGCGACCGGCACTTCGCCGATGACCTGACCGTCGACCGTGACGATGTGGACGGTCTGCTCTCCGAGCTGGACGAGTACGCGGTCGAACAGGCGCTGCAGATCTCGGAGAACTCCGACGACGACGTGGAGATCACCGTCCTGACGGTGGGCCCGGAGGACGCCAAGGACGCCCTGCGCAAGGCGCTGTCCATGGGCGCCGACAAGGCGATCCACGTGGAGGACGACGACCTGCACGGCACCGACGCCATCGGCACCTCCCTGGTCCTGGCCAAGGCGATCGAGAAGGCCGGCTACGACCTGGTGATCTCCGGCATGGCCTCCACCGACGGCACCATGGGCGTCGTCCCCGCGCTGCTCGCCGAGCGCCTGGGCGTTCCGCAGGTGACCCTGCTGTCCGAGGTCTCCGTCGAGGACGGCACGGTCAAGGGCCGCCGCGACGGCGACGCCGCCAGTGAGCAGCTGGAGGCCTCCCTCCCGGCGGTCGTGTCGGTCACCGACCAGTCGGGCGAGGCCCGTTACCCGTCCTTCAAGGGCATCATGGCGGCCAAGAAGAAGCCGGTGGAGTCCTGGGACCTGTCCGACCTCGACCTCGAGGCGGAGGAGGTCGGTCTGGAGGGCGCCTACACCACGGTCGACGCCGCGACCGAGCGTCCGGCCCGCACCGCCGGCACGATCGTCAAGGACGAGGGCGAGGGCGGCAAGCAGCTCGCCGAGTTCCTCGCGAGTCAGAAGTTCATCTGA